The following coding sequences are from one Halobacteriovorax sp. JY17 window:
- a CDS encoding PAS domain-containing protein, translated as MKKAPIPDNDFERLEALRKYEILDTDVEKSFDQITKLASAICETPIALVSLIDKERQWFKSHHGLEARETPRDISYCGHAILSDEILIVEDASDDQRFCDNPLLTGAPHVKFYAGVPLVDEEGFKLGTLCVIDHKSKKLSEKQIESLEALASNVISLLALRKKNIELHKVKDQFQEIEKMSLTGGWELNLSTSEVIWTDEVYRIHGIEIGKQTSKIDGLGFYVGSSKKKLERLLENCISNGTPFDDVFSFKDNYGNHKWVRSVGRAVRNEDNEIDRVIGTFQDITSYKVNENRLKELNNYLDISLDSANLGLWEWNIEEDFIKYDRRWAKMLGLEFRDIKHSVKSWRSRIHPDDLPKVNKRIRDYLDGESERYRSVHRMKHINGEWIFILDQGVITKRNSKGVPVKFIGTHTDITEIKKKEKIDVSIENIRERYITFKNDHQSFYEYVSETFMDISMGEIGSLVQYDSQIDRFQEIYSCGKERVEESESKLSEIYKLIINSSDHYLSDYGKAPNNLVGKFKYIGIPIHRSKKSVLFLLIGGNRLEYNLSFYEYLYPLIQVVSEMIAYLNLEKEKDEKEYERNIILESTGVALWSYYPLEERLEWDTSMYNLWETSAGKYQSNTEIFARLVHPDDLKGALEEFKDTIKYHDKYDTSFRILTSDNKVKHIKAKADVIRNSEGMAVKILGVNWDSTKDINIKNELISAKDEAESSARAKSQFLANMSHEIRTPMNGILGMVSLLSDTKLNQEQIEMIETIQSSGDILMTILNDILDISKIDAGKLHIEDRSFSLRDCIEQTLYLFSSIASEKNISLSSDISKNVPNYLIGDITRIRQILVNFLSNATKFTSKGAISINVDGECLSNENFELSISVKDSGIGIKKDAQGKLFESFSQADASTTRKYGGSGLGLSICGKLASLMKGEILFESKYGKGSTFTFKVNLKIGKKNEGTIIDRKIHLNNSESFSSEYPHNILLVEDNLVNQKIALMLLKKMGYECEIANNGQEAVDLIIKNGPKFYSLVLMDMQMPVKDGVEATIEIIGKFSTDAPPIIAMTANVLEEDRESCKNAGMVDYLSKPIKIDQLKRVLIRKF; from the coding sequence ATGAAAAAAGCTCCCATTCCAGATAATGATTTCGAACGCCTTGAAGCTTTAAGAAAGTATGAAATCTTAGATACCGATGTAGAGAAATCATTTGATCAAATAACAAAACTTGCAAGTGCTATTTGTGAGACTCCTATTGCTCTTGTTAGTTTAATTGATAAAGAGAGACAGTGGTTTAAGTCTCATCATGGATTGGAGGCGAGAGAGACTCCAAGGGATATTTCTTATTGTGGCCATGCGATTTTATCAGATGAAATTCTGATTGTTGAAGATGCTAGTGATGATCAGAGGTTTTGCGACAATCCTCTTCTAACTGGTGCCCCACATGTAAAGTTTTATGCAGGAGTTCCCCTTGTTGATGAGGAAGGGTTTAAGCTTGGAACTCTCTGTGTGATTGATCATAAATCCAAGAAATTAAGTGAAAAGCAAATAGAGAGCTTAGAGGCACTAGCTTCCAATGTAATTTCTCTGCTAGCACTTAGAAAGAAGAATATTGAACTTCATAAAGTTAAGGATCAATTTCAAGAGATTGAGAAAATGTCTTTGACTGGAGGATGGGAGTTAAATTTATCAACATCAGAGGTTATTTGGACGGATGAGGTTTATCGAATTCATGGAATAGAAATTGGGAAGCAGACTTCAAAAATAGACGGTCTCGGATTCTATGTAGGCTCTTCGAAAAAGAAGCTAGAGAGATTACTTGAGAATTGTATATCCAATGGCACGCCTTTTGATGATGTTTTCTCCTTTAAAGACAATTATGGAAATCATAAGTGGGTTAGATCTGTTGGAAGAGCTGTTCGAAATGAGGATAATGAAATAGATAGAGTTATTGGAACATTTCAAGATATTACGAGCTATAAAGTTAATGAAAATAGGCTCAAAGAGTTAAATAACTACCTAGATATAAGTTTAGATAGTGCTAACCTTGGGCTTTGGGAATGGAATATAGAAGAGGACTTCATTAAATATGATAGACGTTGGGCCAAGATGTTGGGGCTTGAGTTTAGAGATATTAAGCATTCAGTTAAGAGCTGGAGGTCGAGAATTCATCCGGATGATTTACCAAAAGTTAATAAGAGAATTAGAGATTATTTAGATGGAGAGAGTGAGCGCTATAGAAGTGTTCATAGAATGAAGCATATTAATGGAGAGTGGATTTTCATACTAGATCAGGGAGTGATCACTAAGCGTAACTCTAAAGGTGTTCCAGTTAAGTTCATTGGAACTCATACTGATATAACGGAAATAAAGAAGAAAGAGAAGATTGATGTCTCTATCGAAAATATTCGAGAGAGGTATATTACTTTTAAAAACGATCATCAGAGTTTCTATGAGTATGTCTCTGAAACTTTCATGGATATATCGATGGGAGAAATTGGCTCTCTCGTTCAGTATGATTCTCAGATAGACCGGTTTCAGGAAATTTATTCATGCGGAAAGGAAAGAGTCGAAGAATCTGAAAGTAAACTTTCTGAAATTTATAAATTAATTATCAATTCAAGTGACCATTACCTTAGTGATTATGGGAAAGCCCCAAATAACTTAGTCGGAAAATTTAAATATATAGGAATTCCTATTCATAGATCAAAGAAAAGTGTTCTATTTCTTCTTATTGGAGGGAATAGGCTTGAATATAACTTATCTTTCTATGAGTATCTCTATCCACTTATTCAAGTAGTGAGTGAAATGATTGCTTATTTGAATTTAGAAAAAGAGAAAGATGAAAAAGAATACGAAAGGAATATTATTCTTGAGAGCACTGGTGTTGCTCTTTGGTCTTATTATCCTTTAGAGGAAAGGCTAGAGTGGGATACAAGTATGTACAATCTCTGGGAGACTTCTGCTGGAAAATATCAAAGTAACACTGAGATATTTGCTCGACTTGTTCATCCTGATGATCTTAAAGGTGCTCTTGAAGAATTTAAAGACACTATTAAGTATCATGATAAATATGATACGAGCTTTAGAATTCTGACTTCTGATAATAAAGTTAAACATATTAAGGCCAAGGCCGATGTCATTAGAAATAGTGAGGGAATGGCGGTAAAGATTCTTGGAGTTAATTGGGACTCCACAAAAGATATAAATATTAAAAATGAATTAATCTCTGCAAAAGATGAGGCCGAAAGTTCTGCTAGAGCAAAGTCTCAATTTCTTGCAAATATGTCCCATGAAATAAGAACACCGATGAATGGTATTTTAGGAATGGTTTCCTTATTGTCTGATACAAAACTAAATCAAGAACAAATCGAAATGATTGAGACAATTCAGTCGTCAGGAGATATCTTGATGACAATTCTCAACGATATTTTAGACATTAGTAAAATTGATGCAGGTAAACTTCATATAGAAGATAGGAGTTTTTCTTTAAGAGACTGCATAGAGCAAACGTTATATCTCTTTTCGAGTATTGCATCCGAAAAGAATATTTCTTTGTCTTCTGATATTAGTAAGAATGTTCCGAATTATTTAATTGGTGATATAACTCGAATTAGACAAATTCTAGTAAACTTTCTCTCTAATGCTACAAAGTTTACGAGTAAAGGAGCAATTAGTATTAATGTTGATGGAGAGTGTCTATCAAACGAAAACTTTGAACTCTCTATCTCTGTTAAAGATAGTGGCATTGGGATTAAAAAAGATGCTCAAGGTAAATTATTTGAATCCTTTTCTCAGGCAGATGCTTCTACAACTAGAAAATACGGAGGCTCTGGATTAGGACTCTCTATCTGTGGAAAATTAGCGAGTTTGATGAAAGGAGAAATTTTATTTGAGAGCAAGTATGGCAAAGGATCAACTTTTACTTTTAAGGTCAATTTAAAGATTGGAAAGAAAAATGAAGGAACAATTATTGATCGAAAAATACATTTGAATAATTCAGAAAGTTTTTCTAGTGAATATCCTCATAATATTCTCTTAGTTGAGGATAATCTTGTTAATCAAAAAATTGCATTAATGCTTTTAAAGAAAATGGGATATGAGTGCGAAATAGCAAATAATGGTCAAGAAGCGGTAGATTTAATTATTAAAAATGGGCCAAAGTTCTATTCACTTGTATTGATGGATATGCAAATGCCTGTTAAAGATGGTGTAGAGGCAACAATCGAAATTATAGGGAAGTTCTCTACTGATGCTCCTCCAATAATTGCAATGACTGCTAATGTTCTTGAAGAAGATAGAGAGTCTTGTAAGAATGCAGGAATGGTAGATTATCTAAGTAAACCCATTAAAATTGATCAATTAAAGAGAGTTCTCATTAGAAAGTTTTGA
- a CDS encoding serine protease — protein MRVIINNELLVAILKRSILLLILQASLLINSSLASRCERGDRELTQRSEIMRIRSTLNEKDSSCTAFLISKSCAVTAGHCSDHFEWAEFNLPASYGDEITNSSAEDTYRVRKKTANYNFGQTGDDYAVFKLEKNQVTGLYPGEVYGYLEISHSRPLKGESIQIIGYGLSFQDEHSYLSQKSSYGNVTSSDYRRGYPFIANLSSVTYDATTSGGDSGAPIIRNSDGRVIGVHTKGMCYFGARRNGGTLFKDHKKFTKAVESCLESEH, from the coding sequence ATGAGGGTCATTATAAATAATGAATTATTGGTAGCAATTCTTAAAAGGTCTATTCTCTTATTGATTCTTCAGGCCTCACTACTAATTAATAGCAGTTTGGCCAGTCGGTGTGAAAGAGGGGACCGGGAACTTACTCAAAGAAGTGAAATAATGCGAATTCGAAGTACTTTGAATGAAAAGGACTCTTCTTGTACAGCATTTCTTATTTCTAAATCATGCGCAGTTACAGCAGGTCATTGCTCTGATCACTTTGAGTGGGCGGAGTTCAATTTACCTGCTTCGTATGGAGATGAAATTACTAATTCTTCTGCTGAAGATACTTATAGAGTTCGGAAAAAAACAGCTAATTACAACTTTGGCCAAACAGGGGATGACTACGCGGTTTTTAAACTAGAAAAAAACCAAGTAACAGGCCTCTACCCTGGAGAAGTATACGGATATTTAGAAATTAGTCATTCTAGGCCACTAAAAGGTGAGAGCATTCAGATAATAGGATACGGATTATCTTTTCAAGATGAGCACTCCTATCTTTCTCAAAAGTCTTCTTATGGAAATGTTACTAGTTCAGACTATAGGAGAGGTTATCCTTTTATCGCGAATCTAAGTTCAGTTACATATGATGCAACAACCTCTGGAGGGGACTCAGGGGCTCCAATAATTAGAAATTCAGATGGAAGAGTCATTGGAGTTCATACGAAGGGGATGTGCTACTTTGGAGCTAGAAGAAATGGTGGCACGCTCTTTAAAGATCATAAGAAATTTACTAAAGCCGTTGAGTCCTGCTTAGAAAGCGAGCACTAA
- a CDS encoding helix-turn-helix transcriptional regulator, producing MKTEEDRLFLQNLGNKLRDIRNLKGWTLEETEDHGWPSWRHLQRIETGKNVTLLTIVKLSKLYKIKLEDIFKGL from the coding sequence ATGAAAACAGAAGAAGATAGATTATTCCTACAAAATCTTGGCAATAAATTAAGAGACATAAGAAATCTTAAGGGTTGGACTTTGGAAGAGACAGAAGATCATGGCTGGCCTTCTTGGAGACATCTTCAAAGAATTGAAACAGGAAAGAATGTGACTCTCCTAACAATCGTCAAACTATCTAAGTTATATAAAATAAAACTAGAAGATATCTTTAAAGGTCTTTAG
- a CDS encoding RNA polymerase factor sigma-32 yields the protein MTKKNQDDIQKSPSSIEVLDTEDLLSESDRKTLADIEISLTSPTSESREYLPVITPGSDIVRYDSKVGDPLSAYLKEIAKYDLLTIEEEQELTKRLVETGDIEVAKKLVAANLRLVVKIAMEYRSSFQNVMDLIQEGNIGLMKAVSKYDPDKGAKLSYYASWWIKSYILKYILDNFRLVKIGTTNEQKKLFYNLLKEKDKLAKQGIEPGHKLLSENLGVSEKAVALMDQRLSSSGSELSLDTPLGHDSSSGVLSDLLEDEGEGDISEKIADAQGLELLQDNLKDFVSGLKERDRDIFKKRLLSEVPPSLQNIADEYGVSRERIRQIEERLLKNLKVYMSEFIR from the coding sequence ATGACAAAGAAAAACCAAGACGATATTCAAAAATCTCCTTCTTCAATTGAAGTTCTTGATACTGAGGATCTCCTTAGCGAATCCGACAGAAAGACTCTTGCAGATATCGAAATAAGCCTTACTTCTCCAACTTCAGAATCTAGAGAATATCTTCCCGTAATCACGCCGGGCTCTGATATTGTTCGCTATGATTCAAAAGTTGGAGATCCATTAAGCGCCTATTTAAAAGAAATTGCAAAGTATGATCTTCTAACGATTGAAGAAGAGCAGGAGTTGACGAAGAGATTAGTTGAAACTGGCGATATTGAAGTGGCCAAGAAACTTGTGGCCGCAAATCTTAGACTCGTCGTAAAAATTGCCATGGAGTATAGAAGCTCTTTTCAAAATGTCATGGATCTTATTCAAGAGGGAAATATTGGTTTAATGAAAGCCGTTTCAAAATACGATCCTGATAAAGGCGCTAAGCTTTCTTACTACGCGAGCTGGTGGATTAAATCCTATATCTTAAAATATATTTTAGATAACTTTCGTCTAGTGAAAATTGGAACAACCAACGAACAGAAGAAACTCTTTTACAATCTTTTAAAAGAAAAAGATAAATTAGCAAAACAAGGAATAGAGCCTGGTCATAAATTGCTCTCAGAAAATCTTGGAGTCTCCGAAAAAGCGGTCGCTTTGATGGATCAGAGATTATCTAGTTCAGGTAGCGAGCTTAGCTTAGATACTCCACTGGGTCACGATAGTAGCTCTGGGGTCTTATCGGATCTTTTAGAAGATGAGGGTGAGGGTGATATCTCTGAAAAAATTGCAGACGCCCAAGGGTTGGAGTTATTGCAAGATAACTTAAAAGACTTTGTCTCTGGCCTTAAAGAAAGGGATAGAGATATCTTTAAAAAACGACTACTTAGCGAGGTTCCTCCATCGCTTCAAAATATTGCTGATGAATACGGTGTGTCAAGAGAACGTATTCGGCAGATAGAAGAGCGACTCCTAAAGAATTTAAAGGTTTACATGTCTGAGTTTATCAGATAA
- the pnp gene encoding polyribonucleotide nucleotidyltransferase: MLNDKKVYSLNYGGKEVTVETGRLAKQADGSVLVSCNGTQVLVTVCSAHEVKDGQDFFPLLVEYTEKFYAAGKFVGGFLKREGRPATSETLNARLIDRPLRPLFPSGYMFDTVVSCTVLSYGEEGDAEVLAALGASAALTISDIPFNGPIGTCKVGRIDGKLVLNPAQTEWEKSDLEIVVAASSDAILMVEGEAKIVPEKDVLEAIYFGHDHIKEYVKLMEQMRSEIGKPKREFISSAANETMMAKMRSDFASTARTCISTDDKMERQAATRALEKEVKAAMAASPEAFGLTEAHSFGKEAYKGVDELLYEMMRADILNEEKRIAGRGMTQVREIETETNLLANVHGSSLFTRGETQVMAAVTIGGKHGEKMEDSIRGTDFQKFYLHYNFPPFSVGEARGVRGVGRRELGHGNLAERAVKAVMPSQEDFAYTTRIVCEVMESNGSSSMGSVCSASMALMDAGVPITNPVAGIAMGLITDGERFKVLTDILGDEDHLGDMDFKVAGTADGITAIQMDIKITGLTREIVEKSIEQAKEGRLHILGEMAKTISTKRAEFKDGVPRIVTTNIPTDKIGALIGPGGKNIKKLQEDFDVTVEITEEGLVKVLGADTEVLNNCVASIDLQINGPEVGTVYEAVVVTIKEYGAFVDIIPGVSGLVHISELADDRVKDVSEYLSEGDKVSVKVIEVDRMGRLKLSAKAVKPVEKKADK; the protein is encoded by the coding sequence ATGTTAAACGATAAGAAAGTTTATTCGTTGAACTATGGTGGCAAAGAAGTCACTGTTGAAACAGGTCGTCTTGCAAAGCAAGCTGATGGATCTGTACTTGTTAGCTGTAATGGAACTCAGGTTCTTGTTACTGTTTGTTCTGCTCACGAAGTTAAAGATGGGCAAGACTTCTTTCCTCTACTAGTAGAATATACTGAAAAATTCTACGCAGCAGGAAAGTTCGTTGGTGGATTCTTAAAAAGAGAAGGTAGACCAGCAACTTCTGAAACACTAAACGCACGTCTTATTGATAGACCTCTAAGACCATTATTTCCTTCAGGATATATGTTTGACACTGTTGTTTCTTGTACAGTGCTTTCATACGGTGAAGAAGGTGATGCTGAAGTTTTAGCTGCTCTTGGAGCATCTGCTGCCCTTACTATTTCTGATATCCCATTCAATGGCCCAATTGGAACTTGTAAAGTTGGTAGAATTGACGGAAAGCTAGTGCTTAACCCTGCACAGACAGAGTGGGAAAAATCTGATCTTGAAATCGTAGTTGCCGCATCTTCAGATGCAATTCTTATGGTTGAAGGTGAAGCTAAAATCGTTCCAGAAAAAGATGTTCTTGAAGCTATCTACTTTGGTCACGATCACATTAAAGAATATGTAAAACTCATGGAACAAATGAGAAGTGAAATTGGTAAGCCTAAGAGAGAATTCATCTCTTCAGCTGCTAATGAAACTATGATGGCAAAAATGAGAAGTGACTTTGCTTCAACAGCTAGAACTTGTATTTCTACTGATGATAAAATGGAGAGACAAGCGGCGACGAGAGCTCTTGAAAAAGAAGTTAAAGCAGCAATGGCAGCTTCTCCAGAGGCATTCGGATTAACTGAAGCTCATAGCTTTGGAAAAGAAGCTTACAAAGGTGTTGATGAGCTTCTCTACGAAATGATGAGAGCAGATATTCTCAATGAAGAAAAACGTATCGCTGGAAGAGGGATGACTCAGGTTAGAGAAATCGAAACTGAAACTAACCTTCTTGCAAATGTTCACGGTTCTTCACTCTTTACTAGAGGTGAAACTCAAGTAATGGCCGCGGTTACTATTGGTGGTAAGCACGGTGAGAAAATGGAAGATTCAATTAGAGGAACTGATTTCCAAAAATTCTACCTACACTACAACTTCCCTCCTTTTTCAGTAGGTGAGGCAAGAGGAGTTAGAGGTGTTGGACGTCGTGAACTTGGTCACGGAAACCTTGCTGAAAGAGCAGTAAAAGCAGTAATGCCTTCGCAAGAAGACTTTGCTTATACTACAAGAATCGTTTGTGAAGTTATGGAATCAAATGGTTCTTCTTCAATGGGTTCTGTATGTTCAGCTTCAATGGCACTTATGGATGCTGGTGTTCCTATCACTAATCCAGTTGCAGGTATTGCGATGGGACTTATTACTGATGGTGAGAGATTTAAAGTTCTTACAGATATTCTTGGTGACGAAGATCACCTTGGTGATATGGACTTTAAAGTTGCTGGTACTGCTGATGGTATTACTGCAATTCAGATGGATATTAAGATTACGGGTCTTACTCGTGAGATCGTTGAGAAATCAATTGAGCAAGCGAAAGAAGGTAGACTTCATATTCTTGGAGAAATGGCGAAGACTATTTCTACTAAGAGAGCAGAATTTAAAGACGGTGTTCCAAGAATCGTTACAACAAATATTCCAACTGACAAGATCGGTGCTCTAATTGGTCCTGGTGGAAAGAATATCAAGAAACTTCAAGAAGACTTCGATGTAACTGTTGAAATCACTGAAGAAGGTCTTGTTAAAGTTCTTGGTGCTGATACTGAAGTTCTAAATAATTGTGTTGCTTCAATTGATCTCCAAATCAATGGTCCAGAAGTCGGAACTGTTTACGAAGCGGTTGTTGTAACAATTAAAGAATACGGTGCATTCGTTGATATTATTCCTGGCGTATCTGGGCTCGTTCATATTTCTGAACTTGCTGATGATAGAGTTAAGGATGTTAGCGAGTACTTAAGTGAAGGTGATAAAGTTTCTGTTAAAGTTATCGAAGTTGATAGAATGGGGAGACTTAAACTTTCAGCAAAGGCCGTTAAGCCAGTAGAGAAGAAAGCAGATAAGTAA
- a CDS encoding 2Fe-2S iron-sulfur cluster-binding protein: protein MYTATLMPSGEKIVINEKKSLLENLKDNGHYIKSSCGGHATCTDCAVKVVTGEDNVNPPEFNELQLMGNVFHITKERLSCQTFVTGDVTIDISAHDKKEDERRLKNKTAAFASAKKSGPRVRKREEVDEILKERQERYEQKKVDGQDWHKHWEKEKDQPVKRFGGGKRPKEFRTDHIDHERDAKLRAEATERRLKREQFEKISPRSFNDSLKDKTNKDKFPVKKSEQQEDANFCSRPAAKRDREETAPRVIEKAAAPVASEERPLRENPERKSFRKKKD from the coding sequence ATGTATACAGCGACGCTAATGCCATCAGGTGAAAAAATAGTAATTAATGAAAAGAAATCTCTATTAGAGAACTTGAAAGATAATGGGCATTATATTAAGTCGTCATGTGGTGGGCACGCTACTTGTACAGATTGTGCTGTTAAAGTTGTTACAGGTGAAGATAATGTGAATCCTCCTGAATTTAACGAACTTCAACTGATGGGGAATGTCTTTCATATAACGAAAGAGAGACTCTCTTGCCAAACTTTTGTAACTGGTGATGTCACAATAGATATTTCTGCTCACGATAAGAAAGAAGATGAGAGAAGATTAAAGAATAAAACAGCGGCCTTCGCTAGTGCAAAGAAGTCAGGACCAAGAGTTAGAAAGAGAGAAGAGGTTGACGAAATTTTAAAAGAGCGTCAAGAGCGTTACGAACAAAAGAAAGTCGATGGACAGGATTGGCATAAGCACTGGGAAAAGGAAAAAGATCAGCCAGTAAAGAGATTTGGTGGTGGAAAGAGACCTAAAGAGTTTAGGACAGATCATATTGACCATGAAAGAGATGCTAAGCTTCGCGCAGAGGCCACTGAGAGAAGACTTAAGAGAGAGCAATTTGAAAAAATTTCTCCAAGATCATTTAATGACTCTCTTAAGGACAAAACAAATAAAGATAAATTTCCTGTAAAAAAATCTGAACAACAAGAAGATGCTAACTTCTGCTCAAGACCTGCGGCGAAGAGAGATAGGGAAGAGACGGCTCCAAGAGTCATTGAAAAAGCAGCTGCTCCTGTAGCATCAGAAGAGCGTCCACTAAGAGAAAATCCTGAGAGAAAGAGCTTTAGAAAGAAAAAGGACTAA
- the rpsO gene encoding 30S ribosomal protein S15 yields the protein MLTTEEKKNLVAEFGTEFGKGEKDSGNAAVQVALLTHNINGLKSHFDKHIHDYHSNRGLLKMIGQRKALLKYVQRKNADQYQSLIKKLGLRK from the coding sequence ATGCTTACAACTGAAGAAAAGAAAAATCTAGTTGCTGAATTTGGAACAGAATTTGGTAAGGGTGAGAAAGATTCTGGTAATGCTGCTGTACAAGTTGCACTACTTACTCACAATATCAATGGTCTTAAGTCGCACTTTGACAAGCACATTCACGATTACCACTCAAACCGTGGTCTTCTTAAAATGATTGGTCAAAGAAAGGCCCTTTTGAAGTATGTTCAAAGGAAAAATGCTGACCAATACCAATCGCTAATTAAAAAGCTTGGTTTAAGAAAGTAA
- a CDS encoding polyhydroxyalkanoic acid system family protein, whose protein sequence is MDLSVNYNKATSKTEAYELAKAQITPEYVDKFNVKAEIEYNEAAHSMKATGKGFTLDLQFEEDRCDVSLKLSLILKPLKKKILGTIEKKLEKNV, encoded by the coding sequence ATGGATTTGTCTGTAAACTATAATAAGGCTACAAGTAAGACCGAGGCATATGAATTAGCGAAAGCTCAGATTACGCCAGAATACGTAGATAAGTTTAATGTGAAGGCCGAGATCGAATATAACGAAGCGGCACATAGTATGAAAGCAACTGGAAAAGGATTCACACTAGATCTTCAATTTGAAGAAGATAGATGTGATGTTTCTCTCAAGTTGTCTCTCATTCTAAAACCTCTTAAGAAGAAAATCTTAGGAACTATAGAAAAGAAATTAGAAAAAAACGTTTAG
- a CDS encoding site-specific integrase has product MEKIVQKNGTKYRESIYINGSRERSPLFTRKSDAKTWKAQKTIEKDSIKLFGQQRVSKANISFNDYADEWFSEVQQSSRTIRTIEIYEGILRNHIRPFFKEFKLKEIKEEDAMAFIYKLREKGNNAKGRNNIIGVFKTMLANAKKKSYIMNSPAEYLPKEKGELRPTNFLSKEEGNLFLEANKHNEYIHLFKVAIGTGMRLGELCGLKWDRVDFENDQITVSRTRDKNGIRDNTKGGRARIIPMTPTVRSTLEKLKFSSKVQSIGGYVFTTLSGVEIPYGHFYRKMKKALNNAGIERKVRFHDLRHTFASHFMMNGGDIFSLQKIMGHTDIDVTQRYAHLSKDHLRKSIQYMGLVSDKKEISPFLAHNIPTNNITDVRNG; this is encoded by the coding sequence ATGGAAAAGATTGTTCAAAAAAATGGAACGAAATATAGAGAAAGTATCTATATTAACGGCTCTAGAGAGCGAAGTCCTTTGTTTACAAGAAAGTCAGATGCTAAGACATGGAAAGCACAGAAGACTATTGAGAAAGATAGTATCAAACTATTTGGTCAACAAAGAGTGTCCAAAGCAAATATAAGCTTTAATGATTATGCTGATGAGTGGTTTAGTGAGGTTCAGCAATCTAGCAGGACAATAAGAACAATAGAAATCTATGAAGGAATCCTAAGAAATCATATTCGCCCATTCTTCAAAGAGTTTAAACTCAAAGAAATAAAAGAAGAAGATGCTATGGCTTTTATCTATAAACTTAGGGAAAAAGGTAATAATGCAAAAGGGAGGAACAATATAATTGGTGTCTTTAAAACAATGTTAGCAAATGCAAAAAAGAAGTCATATATAATGAACTCTCCTGCCGAATATCTTCCTAAAGAAAAAGGAGAACTAAGGCCTACCAACTTCTTATCTAAAGAAGAGGGAAACTTATTCTTAGAGGCAAACAAGCATAATGAGTATATTCATTTGTTTAAAGTAGCAATAGGAACAGGCATGAGACTTGGTGAGCTTTGTGGTCTAAAGTGGGACAGAGTAGACTTTGAGAATGATCAAATTACAGTTTCAAGAACAAGAGATAAAAATGGAATTAGGGATAATACTAAAGGAGGAAGGGCTAGGATAATACCAATGACTCCTACAGTTAGATCAACACTTGAAAAGCTTAAATTCAGCTCGAAAGTGCAATCCATTGGTGGATATGTCTTCACAACTTTAAGCGGTGTAGAAATCCCCTACGGTCACTTCTATAGAAAAATGAAGAAAGCACTAAACAATGCTGGAATAGAGAGAAAAGTACGGTTTCACGACTTAAGGCATACGTTTGCAAGTCACTTCATGATGAATGGTGGAGACATATTTAGCCTCCAAAAAATTATGGGCCATACTGATATAGATGTAACTCAACGATACGCTCACTTAAGTAAAGATCATCTTAGAAAGTCTATTCAATATATGGGCCTAGTAAGTGATAAAAAAGAAATTAGCCCATTTTTAGCCCATAATATACCTACGAACAATATAACTGATGTCAGAAATGGATAG
- a CDS encoding helix-turn-helix domain-containing protein has product MRKLLKVKEVAEILNTSEAHVRGLVFYRKIPFSKVGRSIRFRPEKIENWLSTNSNE; this is encoded by the coding sequence ATGAGAAAGCTACTAAAAGTGAAAGAAGTTGCTGAAATCTTAAATACATCAGAGGCACATGTTAGAGGATTAGTATTTTACAGGAAAATTCCATTCTCAAAAGTCGGCCGATCAATTCGTTTTAGACCAGAAAAAATCGAAAACTGGTTAAGTACTAATTCAAATGAATAG
- the dut gene encoding dUTP diphosphatase, giving the protein MVQTIELKVLKLEHFDNDLPLPKYETAGAAGADLRASMPGKENMTISPGKRVLVPTGLSYEIPEGYEVQVRPRSGMSLKTNLLIVNSPGTIDCDYRGEIKIIIGNFGDEDAVIEHGDRIAQMVIAPVTQATLVETEILSETDRGHGGFGSTGKK; this is encoded by the coding sequence ATGGTTCAGACAATTGAACTCAAAGTTTTAAAGCTAGAGCACTTTGATAACGATCTTCCACTTCCAAAATACGAAACAGCAGGAGCAGCAGGTGCTGATCTTAGAGCTTCAATGCCTGGTAAAGAGAATATGACAATCTCTCCAGGAAAGAGAGTTCTTGTTCCAACGGGACTGAGTTACGAAATTCCAGAGGGTTATGAGGTTCAAGTTCGTCCAAGATCTGGAATGAGTCTTAAAACAAATTTATTGATTGTAAACAGTCCAGGGACGATTGACTGTGACTACCGCGGAGAGATAAAGATAATCATCGGAAATTTTGGTGATGAAGATGCTGTAATCGAACATGGGGACAGAATTGCTCAGATGGTGATTGCTCCTGTAACTCAGGCTACACTAGTAGAAACAGAAATTTTATCAGAAACCGACAGAGGGCACGGAGGATTCGGCTCTACAGGTAAGAAATAA